The following are encoded in a window of Sulfitobacter sp. S190 genomic DNA:
- a CDS encoding XdhC family protein translates to MTVETTIDGAPEKALEWVLAGKGAALATVIDTWGSAPRRVGSQMVVSGDGAMEGSVSGGCVEGAVVLEALEALEEGAVKVLEYGVSDGDAFAVGLACGGTIRVLVEPVGDGGLPQDMLEELVAHRAARRQIAYRVALDGQDRALLEAGYDDRFRMDRSGIEDDGKSFVAIHNPPLRLIIVGAVHIAQALVPIAQIAGFDATVIDPREAFGSQARFPDARVVNDWPDAALDAVGVDARTALVLLTHDPKLDDPALHVGLASRAFYIGALGSKRTHAARLERLEQAGFAQSDVERIHGPVGLNIGAAGPSEIAVSILAQMIDTLRKP, encoded by the coding sequence ATGACTGTTGAGACAACCATCGACGGTGCGCCGGAAAAGGCGCTGGAATGGGTCCTCGCGGGCAAAGGCGCTGCTTTGGCCACGGTGATTGACACATGGGGCTCCGCGCCGCGCCGCGTTGGCTCACAAATGGTCGTGTCCGGCGATGGCGCGATGGAGGGTTCTGTGTCGGGCGGCTGCGTCGAGGGCGCGGTTGTGCTCGAGGCGCTCGAGGCGCTGGAGGAAGGCGCCGTCAAGGTGCTCGAGTACGGGGTGAGCGACGGTGATGCCTTTGCCGTCGGGCTGGCCTGCGGCGGCACGATCCGCGTGCTGGTCGAACCTGTCGGCGACGGCGGATTGCCGCAAGATATGCTCGAGGAGCTCGTGGCGCACCGCGCCGCGCGGCGCCAGATTGCATATCGTGTTGCGCTCGACGGGCAGGACCGTGCCCTGCTCGAAGCGGGGTACGACGACCGGTTTCGCATGGACCGTTCGGGCATCGAGGACGACGGCAAATCCTTTGTTGCCATCCACAATCCGCCTTTGCGGCTGATCATCGTAGGGGCGGTTCACATCGCGCAGGCGCTTGTTCCGATAGCCCAGATCGCGGGCTTCGATGCGACGGTGATCGATCCGCGCGAAGCATTCGGATCGCAGGCGCGTTTTCCCGATGCACGCGTCGTTAATGATTGGCCCGATGCCGCGCTTGATGCGGTCGGTGTGGATGCGCGCACAGCGCTTGTTCTTCTGACGCATGATCCCAAACTGGATGATCCCGCCCTTCATGTCGGACTAGCGTCGCGCGCATTTTATATCGGCGCTTTGGGTTCCAAGCGGACCCATGCCGCCCGATTGGAACGGCTGGAGCAGGCCGGTTTCGCACAGTCCGATGTCGAGCGCATACACGGTCCTGTCGGTTTGAACATCGGGGCGGCCGGTCCGTCCGAGATTGCGGTGTCGATCCTCGCCCAAATGATCGACACGTTGCGCAAGCCATGA
- the grxD gene encoding Grx4 family monothiol glutaredoxin — MSDPKTQIQEQISTNDVVLFMKGTKEMPQCGFSSRVAGVLNYMGVSFSDVNVLADEGVRQGIKDFSDWPTIPQLYVKGEFVGGCDIITEMTLSGELDTLFEEKGVGFDKEAADKIREANG, encoded by the coding sequence ATGAGCGACCCAAAGACCCAGATCCAGGAACAGATCAGCACGAATGACGTGGTCCTGTTCATGAAAGGCACCAAGGAAATGCCCCAATGCGGATTTTCAAGCCGCGTCGCGGGTGTGCTGAATTACATGGGCGTGTCGTTTTCCGACGTGAACGTGCTGGCGGACGAAGGTGTGCGCCAAGGAATCAAGGATTTTTCCGATTGGCCGACGATTCCACAACTCTACGTCAAGGGGGAGTTCGTGGGTGGCTGTGACATCATCACCGAGATGACCCTGTCGGGCGAGCTCGATACCTTGTTCGAGGAAAAAGGCGTCGGTTTTGACAAGGAAGCGGCGGACAAGATCCGCGAAGCCAACGGCTGA
- a CDS encoding cell division protein ZapA translates to MPEVKISIGGRQFDVACQDGEESYLHAAAKMLDDEAQVLSDQVGRMPEARMLLMAGLMLADKTASVEDKIADVRAQLAEREAELEGLRNTVVEPERIEVPVVPQSVTDTLAEIAARAEALAAEVDEKAGG, encoded by the coding sequence ATGCCAGAGGTCAAGATATCCATCGGCGGGCGCCAGTTCGATGTCGCCTGTCAGGACGGCGAAGAATCGTATCTGCATGCCGCGGCCAAGATGCTGGACGACGAGGCACAGGTGCTGTCGGATCAGGTGGGGCGGATGCCCGAGGCGCGGATGTTGCTAATGGCGGGTCTGATGCTGGCCGACAAGACCGCGAGCGTCGAGGACAAGATTGCCGATGTGCGCGCCCAGCTTGCGGAACGCGAGGCCGAATTGGAAGGGCTGCGCAATACGGTTGTTGAACCCGAACGCATCGAGGTGCCTGTGGTGCCGCAATCCGTGACCGACACATTGGCCGAAATCGCCGCACGGGCCGAGGCGCTTGCTGCCGAGGTGGACGAAAAAGCGGGAGGCTAG
- a CDS encoding BolA/IbaG family iron-sulfur metabolism protein produces MPMQAQEIEDLLRASFPDAKIVVEGNDGVHMAAMVVDESFRGKNRVQQQRAVYAALKGKMDGANGELHALALTTKVPE; encoded by the coding sequence ATGCCGATGCAAGCCCAGGAAATCGAAGATCTGCTGCGGGCCAGCTTTCCTGACGCGAAAATCGTCGTTGAAGGCAACGATGGTGTGCATATGGCTGCGATGGTTGTCGACGAAAGCTTTCGCGGGAAAAACCGGGTCCAGCAGCAACGCGCGGTCTATGCGGCCCTGAAAGGCAAAATGGATGGCGCAAACGGCGAATTGCATGCGCTGGCCCTGACAACAAAGGTACCTGAATGA
- a CDS encoding molybdopterin-binding protein encodes MRFGPVATAEAEGAVLAHSVALPDGRLRKGVVLGGDDVAALCAAGIAQVIVAQLDPDDMGEDVAADLLADALLAQAVGLRRSAAFTGRVNLIADEPGVVDLDVAAIEAINAIDPMLTIATVPPFQQMASGGMVATIKMISYAVPRAAVEAACALATDALNLRAPVLPDATLIITEIPGGAGDKGKRAIEDRLSALGVGLVETVMVPHDQTTLAQAIAGARGALILILTGSATSDIADVAPAALLQAGGQVSRFGMPVDPGNLLFLGDLQGRAVIGLPGCARSPALNGADWVLSRVVCGVPVTAADIAGMGVGGLLKEIPTRPQPRGVPPKSYPT; translated from the coding sequence ATGAGGTTCGGTCCCGTTGCCACGGCGGAGGCGGAGGGCGCCGTGCTGGCCCATTCGGTCGCACTGCCGGATGGGCGCTTGCGCAAAGGTGTCGTGCTGGGCGGCGATGATGTCGCGGCGTTATGTGCCGCTGGCATTGCTCAGGTGATCGTGGCGCAGCTTGACCCCGACGATATGGGCGAGGATGTGGCCGCCGATCTGCTGGCCGATGCACTGCTTGCGCAAGCGGTCGGCTTGCGCAGGTCCGCGGCCTTCACCGGACGGGTCAATCTGATCGCGGATGAACCGGGTGTCGTCGATCTGGATGTTGCCGCCATCGAGGCGATAAACGCGATTGATCCAATGCTCACGATTGCCACCGTGCCGCCGTTTCAGCAAATGGCATCGGGCGGGATGGTTGCGACGATCAAGATGATATCCTACGCCGTGCCCCGCGCCGCGGTCGAGGCTGCCTGCGCGCTCGCAACAGACGCGCTGAACCTGCGCGCGCCGGTTTTGCCGGATGCGACGCTGATCATCACGGAAATCCCGGGCGGTGCAGGCGACAAGGGCAAACGTGCGATCGAGGACCGGCTTTCGGCGCTTGGCGTCGGATTGGTCGAAACTGTGATGGTACCGCATGATCAGACCACGCTGGCGCAGGCGATTGCGGGGGCGCGGGGCGCATTGATCCTGATCCTGACGGGGTCTGCCACCAGCGATATTGCCGATGTGGCCCCGGCTGCATTGTTGCAGGCGGGCGGGCAAGTGTCGCGCTTCGGCATGCCCGTTGATCCGGGAAACCTGCTGTTTCTAGGCGATCTTCAGGGCAGGGCCGTCATCGGACTGCCGGGATGCGCACGTTCGCCTGCTCTTAATGGTGCGGATTGGGTGCTGAGCCGGGTCGTCTGCGGGGTGCCTGTAACGGCCGCCGATATCGCGGGCATGGGGGTGGGGGGGCTGCTCAAGGAGATCCCGACCCGGCCGCAGCCGCGCGGGGTACCACCAAAGTCCTATCCCACCTGA